A region of Panicum virgatum strain AP13 chromosome 8N, P.virgatum_v5, whole genome shotgun sequence DNA encodes the following proteins:
- the LOC120686484 gene encoding GDSL esterase/lipase At1g71250-like, protein MALLLLFLSILLCFDAAVAGSSRSPATELFVLGDSTVSCAASILPLNLTAPSLPAGPCLFPSARRLLPDHLAAKMGLPAPPHISTLNGTAAAAARGVNFGGQYGDRGMFRMGAVGQQLRLAAETLQLLQLEAGTPQDASAAAAGAVFVLSFGTDAYARLLARGPAEADAAAPKHGRRGLGRLLADRIARAVSELYEADVRRVAVMGVAPLGCAPRVMWEGTRALDGGRGGCVEEANELIQGYNARLAARLDDLRPELPGAAVVFCDVYRGMMEILSNPGRYGLEETREACCGLGPFKATVGCLSKEMACGAAAAARHVWWDLYSPTEAVDALVANWSWGRSPADSASGSGATMSSICSPISLQQLAAAEAPAAG, encoded by the exons atggcgctcctcctcctcttcctctccatcCTACTCTGcttcgacgccgccgtggctggGTCATCTCGTTCTCCGGCCACCGAGCTCTTCGTCCTCGGCGACTCCACCGTCAGCTGCGCAGCCAGCATTCTCCCCCTCAACCTCACCGCACcctccctccccgccggcccgtgcctcttcccctccgcgcgccgcctcctccccgaccACCTCGCCGCCAAGATGGGGCTCCCAGCGCCGCCCCACATCTCCACCCTCAACGgcaccgcggccgccgcggcgaggggcGTCAACTTCGGCGGCCAGTACGGCGACCGCGGGATGTTCCGCATGGGCGCCGTCGGGCAGCAGCTCCGCCTGGCCGCCGAGACTCTGCAGCTGCTGCAGCTCGAGGCGGGCACTCCgcaggacgcctccgccgccgcggcgggcgcggtgtTCGTCCTGTCCTTCGGCACCGACGCCTACGCGCGGCTGCTCGCGCGCGGGCCCGCcgaggccgacgccgccgcgcccaaGCACGGCCGCCGCGGGCTCGGGCGCCTCCTCGCCGACCGCATCGCCCGCGCCGTCTCA GAGCTGTACGAGGCGGACGTGAGGAGGGTGGCGGTGATGGGGGTGGCGCCGCTGGGGTGCGCGCCGCGCGTCATGTGGGAGGGGACGCGCGCTCtggacggcggccgcggcggctgcgTGGAGGAGGCGAACGAGCTGATCCAGGGGTACAACGCCAGGCTCGCGGCGAGGCTGGACGACCTGCGGCCGGAGCTGCctggcgccgccgtcgtgtTCTGCGACGTGTACAGGGGGATGATGGAGATCCTCTCCAATCCCGGCAGATACG GGTTGGAGGAGACGAGGGAGGCGTGCTGCGGACTGGGCCCGTTCAAGGCGACGGTGGGGTGCCTGAGCAAGGAGAtggcgtgcggcgcggcggcggcggcacggcacgtGTGGTGGGATCTCTACAGCCCCACGGAGGCCGTGGACGCTCTCGTCGCCAACTGGTCGTGGGGGCGGTCGCCGGCGGATTCGGCCTCCGGCTCCGGTGCGACGATGAGCAGCATCTGCAGCCCCATCTCTTTGCAGCAGCTGGCAGCTgctgaggcgccggcggcgggttaA